The window CACCATGTCCGGCGGGACCGGCGATGCCGACATGTACGTGAAGCTCGGCAGTGCGCCGACCGACTCGTCCTACGACTGCCGTCCCTACAAGTCCGGCAATGCCGAGGCCTGCACGTTCGCGAGCTCGACCGGCGGGACGTACTACATCCGTCTGAAGGCCTACTCCGCATTCTCCGGCGTGAGCCTGATCGGCAACTACACGACCGGCGGCGGTGGCGGCAGCCCGCAGACGTATACCAACGGCACCGACTACAGCATCCCGGACAACAACAACACCGGCATCACCAGCACCATCAACGTCTCGGGCCGTTCGGGCAATGCCCCCAGCAACACGCAGGTGGCGGTGAACATCGTCCACACCTACAGCGGTGACCTGATCGTCGAGCTGCTGGCGCCGGACAACACGGTGTACACGCTGCAGAACCGCACCGGTGGCAGCGCGGACAACGTCGTGAAGACCTTCACCACCAACCTGTCCAGCGAGACGATCAACGGCGCCTGGAAGCTGCGCGTGAAGGATCGCGCCGGCTCCGATACCGGCTACATCAACAGCTGGTCCATCACGATGTGATCCGCGGTCCGCAAGGACCACGTTCCATCCGATGCATCGACAACCCCGGTTCGCCGGGGTTGTTTTTTTCCACCCATCGAAACCCTGGCGCGCCTGCGCGCCGGACAGGACAGGAGTGTCTCCATGATCCGGAAAAGACTGCTGCAAGGCTTGCTGCTGGCGTCCTCCCTAGTCGCCGGAACGGCGATGGCGGGAGATGGCGATGGCACGTATGCGCGTGCGCATTCCCGCGCCGAGCTGGCATCGATGCACCTCGAGGACGATCCCGATGCGAAGGTCTACATCGTCACCTCGAACAGCACCTATCAGCGCGTGCGCAACATGGTCCGCAACGGCGTTGCCCGCTCGGACAGCCTTGGCCAGCCGCTGGTGCTCGCCGAAATCCGTGCCGGACAGTTGAGCGCGCTCAGCGAAGATATCCATGCGATGGAAAAGCGCTGCGGCGGCTATTTCGCCTTCGCCACGCGCGCTGCCGCGGAAGCCTTCCTGCGTGCAGACCGGGCAGCTTCAGCGGTCGGTCGCTCGCTGGCGGCGAGCTACACCCTCGACAACCAGGCCACCGTGAGTCCCTGGCTGCCGCAAGTCGCGGCGGCGAACATCCAGCAGACGATCACCCAGTTGCAGGGCTACCAGAACCGCTACTACAGCAGCCCGACCGGCAAGACCTCGGCGGAGTGGATCCGCGGCACCTGGCAGGCGCTCGCGAACGGTCGGAGCGATGTCAGCACCGAACTGTTCGCCTGCGGCACGTGTTCCACCCAGCCCTCGGTGATCCTGACCATCCAGGGTAGCGACCTGCCGAACGAAGTCGTGGTGCTGGGCGCGCACCTGGATTCGATCAGCGGCAGCGGCAGCAACACTGCAGTGGCACCGGGCGCGGACGATGATGCATCCGGCATCGCGACCCTGACCGAAACCCTGCGGATCGCGCTGGCCAATGGCTGGAAGCCCAAGCGCACGGTCAAGTTCATGGGTTATGCGGCAGAGGAAGTGGGCCTGCGCGGCTCCAACGCGATCGCGACATCGTTCAAGAACGCGGGCACCAATGTGGTCGGCGTGTTGCAGATGGACATGACCAACTACCAGTCGGGATCGGCGACGGCCATGCGCCTCATCACCGACTATTCCAACGCGGACCTGAAGACCTTCTTCAACCAGTTGTTCGATGCCTATCTGGTGCCGCTCGGTTACACCCGCGGCACCTACACCTGCGGATACGGCTGCTCCGACCATGCCTCGTGGACCAGTGCCGGCTATCCGGCGGCGATGATGTTCGAGGCCGGCACCGCCAGCGGCGGTTCCAACCCGAACATCCACACCACCGCCGATACCTTGGCGAGCATGGGCAACACGGCCCAGCCCAGCGTCAAGTTCGTCCAGTTCTCGCTGGCCTTCCTCGGCGAGTTGGCCAAGACCCAGGGCACGGGTGGCGGTGGCAGCGGCGACGCATTGAGCAACGGCGTGGCCA of the Thermomonas carbonis genome contains:
- a CDS encoding M20/M25/M40 family metallo-hydrolase, which gives rise to MIRKRLLQGLLLASSLVAGTAMAGDGDGTYARAHSRAELASMHLEDDPDAKVYIVTSNSTYQRVRNMVRNGVARSDSLGQPLVLAEIRAGQLSALSEDIHAMEKRCGGYFAFATRAAAEAFLRADRAASAVGRSLAASYTLDNQATVSPWLPQVAAANIQQTITQLQGYQNRYYSSPTGKTSAEWIRGTWQALANGRSDVSTELFACGTCSTQPSVILTIQGSDLPNEVVVLGAHLDSISGSGSNTAVAPGADDDASGIATLTETLRIALANGWKPKRTVKFMGYAAEEVGLRGSNAIATSFKNAGTNVVGVLQMDMTNYQSGSATAMRLITDYSNADLKTFFNQLFDAYLVPLGYTRGTYTCGYGCSDHASWTSAGYPAAMMFEAGTASGGSNPNIHTTADTLASMGNTAQPSVKFVQFSLAFLGELAKTQGTGGGGSGDALSNGVAKPISGANGSSQVWTLAVPTGATALKFVSDGGSGDADMYVKFGSVPTTTSYDCKADASGNAGTCNIATAQAGTYRVLIKAYSAFSGATLTGSYTAGGGGGTTQTYSNGTDANIPDNNATGITSTITVSGRSGNAPSNTQVAVNIVHTYSGDLVVELLAPDNTVYTLQNRTGGSADNIVKSFTVNLSSETINGAWKLRVKDRASTDTGYINSWSITM